TAGCGTTTGTGGGACATATTTTTTACAACATGTAGTGCTAACAAGGGGTTAAGCGGGCGGGGTTGAAGCCCGGCCTGAAATGCCGCCAAGGGATTGGGGAGACGTTCGATAGTCAGATGAATTGTTATTTTTATACAGAAGGTTATCAGCCTTCGACGAGAGCGCGGGAAATCGGGCCCGGGCGTTCCAGGGAGGGGATTTCCTAACTGTTCCCATGGCGCGAATGGCCCTAGGAAAGCGGAGTCGCTCGCGTTTGCACCCGATCGTGCGGCTCTTCGGCGGGGATAACGAAGGCGGTGACGCCGTGAAATACTCGGTCGGCGGAGCTACGATTATCGGTAAAGGAAGTTAAAGTTAAGGAGCGAACGATGGCGACACTGGGCACGCTGATCTACACCCTGTTCAAAGGCGTCCGGGTCGGCGCCGACGAATTCGGCAATCGCTATTACCGCGCGCGCGGGCAACGCCTGCACGGGCGCGAGCGGCGTTGGGTGATCTATAAGGGCGCCAACGAGGCCTCGAAGGTTCCCGCCGAATGGCACGCGTGGCTGCACCACACGGTCGATCAGCCGCTCACCCAGACCGCGGCCGAGGCGCGGCCGTGGCAAAAGCCGCATCAACCCAATCCCACCGGCACCGCGGACGCTTATCGTCCCGGCGGGCACGAACTCCGGGACGGACATCATCCCGCGACCACCGCCGACTACGAATCGTGGAGGCCGACGTAACTCCATGCGCGGGGAAGCCAAGGAAATCGCGGTCGGCGCGGTCGCGCTGTCGTCGCTGCTGCTGGTGCTGGGATTTTTTCAGGCCGGGCGCACGCACGCGGCCGGCCGCGCGACCGGATACGAGATCAGCGCCACCTTCAACCGGATCGACGGCCTGTTTCCGGGCGATCCGGTGCGCCTCGGCGGCATCCGGGTCGGCACCGTGGCCAAGGCCGAACTGGACGCCAATCATCGCGCCCGGCTCACGATGCGCCTCGATTCCGGGATCAAATTGCCGGAAGACACGGCCGCGGCGATCCACACCGACGGCCTGTTCGGCTCCAAGTTCGTGGTGCTGCTGGTGGGCGGCGACGACGCGGTCATCAAGCCGGGCGGAGCGATCACGCACACCCAGGACGCGCTGATCGTTTCCGAGCTGCTCGATCTCATCATCGCCGAGGGCCGCGCCGCGCGCGCCAAGGCTACCCCCAAGGAAGGAACCCGGCCATGATCGGACGCAATCTCGTCGAAACCGTGCTTGGCGCGGTCGTGCTGATGGTGGCCGGCATCTTCGTTTACTTCTTTCAGCAGACCGCCCAGGTGCGCGCGACCCAGGGCTATGCCATCAGCGCCCATTTCGCCAAGATCGGCGGTCTGGCCAAGGGCAGCGACGTGCGCATCAGCGGGATCAAGGTCGGCACCGTGACCGGCCAGCGCCTCGATCCCCAGACCTTCGACGCGATCGTGACGATGACCATTGCGCCGGAGGTGAAGCTGCCGGCCGACACGGTCGCGGCGGTCGACAGCGAGGGCATTCTCGGCGGCAAGTACGTGCGCCTGGAGCCGGGCCGCGCGGCGGAGAAAATTCCGCCCGGCGGCGCGATCCGCAAGACCCGCGATTGGCGCTCGCTCGAGGACCAGGTGGGCGAGATCATCTTCCTCGCGACCGGCGGCGACAAAGGCAAAAATTGACGCGAGTTCGTTTCCGTCCTCGCGACGCTTCGGGCACGGGTTGAAAAGCGCGCGCATATGGGCATCGGCGCCAAAATCCGAACGCGAATCTCTTCCTTGTACAGTTCGCCGATCGCAATCGCCTTGGCGGCGATCGCGATTTTCGCCGTGTTGTACGGGGTTTTTTCGGCTCTCGGCGTGGCGGAGAATCTGGGAAAGCGGCTCGAACAGTATGAACCGTTCAAGGCCGATGAAGCCCTGTTCGCGGGGCTTGTCATGTTCGTTCTTTTTGTGGTCGGCGGAATTTGGGAACTTCGCCGGAGAGGCGCGGATCTTCAGCAATCCCGCGATCTGCTGCGCACCGCCCTCGACAGCCTCAAGGACGGCGCCGCCCTGTTCGACAAGAACGAACGGCTGGTGTTCTGGAACGAGGGATTTATCCGCACCTCGCCGGCGTTGCGCGACGTCGTCTCGCCCGGCTTGTCGTTCACCGAACTGGTCACGCGCATGACGGCCCAGGGCCGTTACCTGGGCGTCGACCGGAATTGGGTCGAAACACGCGTCCGCCAGTTCCGAGCGCTGGAGCCGGTCGAGAACCACATGCGCGATCCCGACGGCAAGGAACGCTGGGCCCATGTGCATCTTCATCGCACGCAGGATGGCGGCACGTTCCTGATCCGCGAGGATATCACCGAGCGCAAGCGGGCCGAGGCGGAACTGGCGACCGTTCGCCAGCGCCTCGCCGATGCCATCGACAGCCTTTCCGACGGCGTCGCGCTGTTCGACAAGGACGAACGCCTGATCCTGCACAACCAGAGCTACCATCTCGCCGTGTCGCGGGTCATCGGCAACTTTCGCCTCGGCATGTCGTTCGAGGAGGAAATCCGTTCCCTCGATCGAAAAGGATTCTATGTCTCCGTCCGCGGCGACGACTGGATCGCGAAGCGTCTGCGCGCCTTTCGCGCGCTGGACCCGGTCGAATACCGGGCACAGGACATCCTCGGGCAGGATTTGTGGATCAAGGTCCATCACTACCGCACGCGCGACGGCGGCACGCTCCTGATCCGCGAGGACGCCACCGCGCAAAAGCAATCGGATTTGAAGGTACAAGCCGGCGAGCGGCTGCTGGGCCTTTTTATCGAACACGCTCCAGCGGCCCTGGCCATGTTCGACCGCGAGATGCGCTACCTCCATGTCAGCCGCCGGTGGCTCACCGATTATGGCCTCGGCGAGCGGGATTTGCGCGGCCTTTCGCATTACGATGTTTTTCCGGAAATTCCCGAAGCATGGAAAGAGGCGCATCGTCGCGGGCTGACCGGAGAAGTGCTCCGGATGGACGCCGAATCTTTCACGCGGCTCGATGGTTCGGTGCAATGGCTGAAATGGGAATTGCGACCATGGTTCGACGCGACGGGCACCGTCGGCGGGATCATTCTATTCACCGAAGACATCACTGCCCGCCGCAAAGCCGAATCCGACCTGGAGTCCTCGCGCCAATTGTTGCAAACGGCGCTCGACAGCGTCGGCGGCGGCATCGCCTTGTTCGACAAGGACGAACGGCTGGTCCTGCACAACCAAAGCCTGGCGACGAATCTCAAGGCCTTTCCCGGCGCGCTCGCGCCTGGGATTTCCTTCGTCGATTTCGTCAAAACGATCGCCGCCGGCGGCGGCTACAAGGACGCGGGCCCGGAGTGGATCGCCGAGCGTATCCGCAAGTTCCGCGATCTGGAGCCGGTCGAATTACACCGGCGCGATCCCGACGGAACCGAGCGCTGGCATTTGATCCGCCATTACCGCACCCGCGACGGCGGCACGCTCAGGATCGGCACCGAAATCACCGAGCGCAAGCGGGCGGAAGCGGCGCTCGAATCTTCCCGGCAACTGCTGCAGTCCGCGCTCGACAGCATCGCCGCCGGCGTCGCCTTGTTCGACAAGGACGAACGCCTGGTGATGTGGAACGGCAACTATGTCGATACCCGCCCGCAATTGAGCGGCTATATCAAAGCCGGCGTGTCCTTCACCGACATAATCCGGCATCTGGTGGAACAGGACGGTTACGTTGGCGTGGACGAAGCGTGGGTGACCGAACGCGTTCGCCGTTTTCGCGCCTTGGAATCGTTCGAAGCCCACATGCGCGACCCCGATGGCGGCGAGCGCTGGGCCCTCGTAAACCATTACCGCACCCGCGACGGCGGCACGTTCCTGGTGCGCACGGACATCACCGCGCGCAAACGGACGGAAGCGGCGCTCGAAGACTCCCGACACCTGCTGCAAACGGCGATCGACAGTATTGGCGATGGCGTCGCGCTCTACGACAAGAACGAACGGCTGGTTCTGTTCAACGAAGGGTACGCCCGCAGCCTGCCGCTCATCGGCGACATCCTGAAACCGGGATTGTCGTTGCGCGAAGAAGTCACGGCGCTGGTCAAGCGCGGCAATTACGTCGGCCTCGGCGAGGATTGGATCGAGGAACGCCTTCGCCTGTTTCGCTCACTGGAAACGGCATTGAGCCGGCAGCACGATCCCGCCGGCGACCGGTGGATTTCATCGAGCCATTATCGCACCCGCGACGGCAGTACATTCCTGGTACGCACGGATATTACCGCGCGCAAGAGGGCGGAGGCGGAATTGGCCAGCGCCCAGCAGCGGCTCGCCGATGCGATCGAGAGCATCAGCGACGGCATCGTCCTGTTCGACAAGGACGAACGGCTGGCGCTGTTCAATCGCCGCTATGCCGCCGAAGTCGCGGCGATTGCGGACATCTTCAAGCCCGGATTGACGTTCGAAAATTTTGTCCGCGCGCTCGCCAAAGCCGGTTATTACGGCCCGGCCAAGGTCGGGGACGAAGCTTGGGTGCGCGAGCGCCTGCGGCGCTTCCGGGCGCTGACGGAAGCCGAATACGCGGTGACGCCCGATGACGGCGAACAGGCGTGGCGCCTGGTTCGTCATTTCCGCACCGCCGACGGCGGCACCCTGCTCGCGCT
The DNA window shown above is from Rhodospirillales bacterium and carries:
- a CDS encoding NADH:ubiquinone oxidoreductase subunit NDUFA12, with the translated sequence MATLGTLIYTLFKGVRVGADEFGNRYYRARGQRLHGRERRWVIYKGANEASKVPAEWHAWLHHTVDQPLTQTAAEARPWQKPHQPNPTGTADAYRPGGHELRDGHHPATTADYESWRPT
- a CDS encoding MCE family protein, with product MRGEAKEIAVGAVALSSLLLVLGFFQAGRTHAAGRATGYEISATFNRIDGLFPGDPVRLGGIRVGTVAKAELDANHRARLTMRLDSGIKLPEDTAAAIHTDGLFGSKFVVLLVGGDDAVIKPGGAITHTQDALIVSELLDLIIAEGRAARAKATPKEGTRP
- a CDS encoding MCE family protein — its product is MGRNLVETVLGAVVLMVAGIFVYFFQQTAQVRATQGYAISAHFAKIGGLAKGSDVRISGIKVGTVTGQRLDPQTFDAIVTMTIAPEVKLPADTVAAVDSEGILGGKYVRLEPGRAAEKIPPGGAIRKTRDWRSLEDQVGEIIFLATGGDKGKN
- a CDS encoding PAS domain S-box protein, yielding MGIGAKIRTRISSLYSSPIAIALAAIAIFAVLYGVFSALGVAENLGKRLEQYEPFKADEALFAGLVMFVLFVVGGIWELRRRGADLQQSRDLLRTALDSLKDGAALFDKNERLVFWNEGFIRTSPALRDVVSPGLSFTELVTRMTAQGRYLGVDRNWVETRVRQFRALEPVENHMRDPDGKERWAHVHLHRTQDGGTFLIREDITERKRAEAELATVRQRLADAIDSLSDGVALFDKDERLILHNQSYHLAVSRVIGNFRLGMSFEEEIRSLDRKGFYVSVRGDDWIAKRLRAFRALDPVEYRAQDILGQDLWIKVHHYRTRDGGTLLIREDATAQKQSDLKVQAGERLLGLFIEHAPAALAMFDREMRYLHVSRRWLTDYGLGERDLRGLSHYDVFPEIPEAWKEAHRRGLTGEVLRMDAESFTRLDGSVQWLKWELRPWFDATGTVGGIILFTEDITARRKAESDLESSRQLLQTALDSVGGGIALFDKDERLVLHNQSLATNLKAFPGALAPGISFVDFVKTIAAGGGYKDAGPEWIAERIRKFRDLEPVELHRRDPDGTERWHLIRHYRTRDGGTLRIGTEITERKRAEAALESSRQLLQSALDSIAAGVALFDKDERLVMWNGNYVDTRPQLSGYIKAGVSFTDIIRHLVEQDGYVGVDEAWVTERVRRFRALESFEAHMRDPDGGERWALVNHYRTRDGGTFLVRTDITARKRTEAALEDSRHLLQTAIDSIGDGVALYDKNERLVLFNEGYARSLPLIGDILKPGLSLREEVTALVKRGNYVGLGEDWIEERLRLFRSLETALSRQHDPAGDRWISSSHYRTRDGSTFLVRTDITARKRAEAELASAQQRLADAIESISDGIVLFDKDERLALFNRRYAAEVAAIADIFKPGLTFENFVRALAKAGYYGPAKVGDEAWVRERLRRFRALTEAEYAVTPDDGEQAWRLVRHFRTADGGTLLALSDITARKRMETELRSSQELLWTALESMNDSVSLFDSSERLVLFNESFARYPAMMRDVFKVGLPFVEMVETLFARGGYADKDRDWLERRIRCFRALEPIEIAFRDVDGSERWLKFTHHRTRDGGTLMVRKDVTDQIRALGEIEHARSVAEQANETKTKFLASMSHELRTPLNAILGFAQMIELG